The window tatatatatatatatatatatatatatatgtgtgtgtgtgtgtatgtgtgtgcgtatacagatatatacatatacatatacgaagttcacacatacacacacacacacacacacacgttacgatatatatatatatatatatatatatatatatatatatatatatatatatatatatgtacacatctacacctacccacacaatatatatatatatatatatatatatatatacacacacacacacatatatatacataatatatatacacacacatatctatatatttttatatatatatatatatatatataatatgtatatgcattatatatatgtatatatttatatatttatataaatatatatatatacatatatatgtatgtatacacacacatacacacacacacacacatatatatatatatacatatatatataagcacacacacacacacacacgcacacacacacatatatatatatatatatatatatatatatatataaatgcatatatattttgatatatacattttgacAATTAGAAATTTTTTTCTAccacatgcatatacttacatactttatatatatatatatatatatatatatatatatatatgtatatatacatacatacatatatatgtatatatatacatacatatatttatatatatatatatatatatatataaacataaagattgtatgtatatacatgcgcgcaTGTGGGTATGTTAGAAAAAAtctataattgtaatgatggtataaaaaaaaaaaaacattttttttcttatcttcttgtaTTTCTCTGCCATATTATTCTTccaaataatcattaccatctttatcttccttttcttttcctcctcctcattttcttcctcgtaTTTATcgtcttcttttgcttttcctccacttaatcctcctcttccccctcttcgtattcctcattctcctcgtctttttcctctcctcctccacctcttcgtctttttctttcctcgtcctcctcctctccaccttctttcttttcctcgtcctcgtcttttcatttcttcctcctcttcctccaaccccttcgccttcgcctcatcctcttcgtctccttcctcctctacctccttcgcttcctcttaCTCAGCCTCCATCCGCCTACGGCCTAAGCGTATCCTCTATCCACTGCATATAAGGGGGGATGTACGTAAACAGACCGGGTAGCGTCTCCGAGCCCTTAGGTTTGGCGATCAAGATACCATACTGCGTGTAGGAGGTCCTCTTCGCATCCGTCACCATCAACGGGGCTCCCCTGGCGGCGCTGAAATCCGGCAGCCCTTGGCCCACTTGCATGCAGATCTTGGGGGGGAAGAGGCAACGGAATTCAGGAATGGCGGAATGGATGGGCGGGAATGGAAAGGGGACTGGTGAACGGCAGTGGTACATACAAGCATAGAATGTAACTGTATACATCAAGAAGTCTGGGAGATTTAGCCAGATCGTGTAAATCATTCAGTCTATGTCTattgagcacgcacacacacacacacacacacacacacgtgtgtgtgtgtgtgtgtgtgtgtgtgtgtgtgtgtgtgtgtgtgtgtgtgtgtgtgtgtgtgtgtgtgtatgtgtgtgtatgtgtgtgtgtgtacgtgtgtgtatgtgtgtgtatgtgtgtgtgtatgtgtgtgtatgtgtgcagtacatatacagcatacatacatacatacatgcatgcacatacacacacacacacacataaacacacacacacacacacactcacacacacacacacacacacacacacacacatatatatatatatttaaatatgtatatacagggagagagagagagagagagagagagagagagagagagagagagagagagagagagagagagagagagagagagagagagcgagctagagagagaaagagagagagagagagagagagagagagagagagagagagagagagagagagagagagagagagagagagagagagagagatagagagagagagagagagagaaagagagagagagagagagagagagagagagagagagagagagagagagagagagagagagagagagagagagatagagagagagagagagagagagagagacagagagagagagagagagagagacagagagacagagagacagagagacagagagacagagagagagagagagagagagagagagagagagagagagagagagagagagagagagagagaaagagagagaaagagagagagagagagagagagagagagagagagagagagagagagagagaaagagagagagagtaatataatcatggatatagatacagttatagaaatagaaatataaataattctgtctatatgcctatagagcacgcacacacacagacacacacccacacacacaaatatatatacagatgtatatgcatagttatgcagaaatatagatatatatgcagacatataaatatagtgaaatatagatacatatgtagatatatagatatacatgtatgtacagttACAAAAACACATAGGTAAACCTACATAGATACAGGTAAGCTGTATCTAGTTTCACACCATGTAACTTAAAAAGTAATAAGTACAATGTTCATTCATTACCTGCTCCTTAACATAAGTTTCTCGCAAGATCTTCTCGCAGGTGGCCTTATCAACGTAGGACAAAATGTGGTTGCGAGGCCTGGGCAACGAGTAACTCCAGCTATTCATAAAGGCCACATCTCCAAGCACTGCCTCTGCGGGACTGTCGGCGCGTGGGAGACACACAGGTCGAATGAATCCTGGTGGAAGGTAAACAGGGATCGTTGTGATATAGGCCTAGTTGAAGAATCAGATAGCGATGGGTTTGAGAAATGTTGGGGGAAGAATCACACAGGGTTCGTTGTAATGAATGTTGAGCGAAGGATTAAACGGGGATGAAATATTGAGGGTAAAATCAAACAGGGGTCGTTGGGATAGATGTTGAGTGAAGAATTAAACAGGGATCATTATGATAAATGTTTCTGAAAAATTAATGTATTGAAATTGTTAATTGGAACTGCGTAATGTTGATGGATGATTGTAGCATTATCTTTTGCTCGAAGTTTTTTGGGAATTCGCTGTTTATATCTCATAAATACACACTTCCgtttaaatacatatttcatatatccaTAAAAGTTTGGAGCGGTGCTGTTCAAACGTTATACCTTAATTTGGAAATCCATATGTACTCCATGACAAGATTTTTCTAAAAtgtaaaaaatcctttttttttggcTCATTACTCAAACAAACAACATAACTTTTTTTGATGGGTTGGTGATAAGTGATGACAGGGTGACATATTAAGCTTttacattaattaataattaataggtTCTTGATGATAACTGATTGAAATGCAACGATGCCATCTGGACTTGTTACCACTTATGATAAATTTAAATTCATCCTTacctcattaaaaaaatattaaattaaattaagtaATTTATGTAAAAAACTTAATACAAACAACGACGTAAACCACACTTAAATGATatgataaaataacataaaacagcTAACATAATacagaataattataatactaattgatataatacgaaaaaatattaatatgaaataatagaataatgatataatatacaataatataacaCATTATGAAATAACCAAAGATAACATAACATAAACTgtaacaacttaaaaaaaaaaataataataataggactacgcgaaaaaaaaaaatctcacccgAGGATGCCTTGAAGTCAATAGGCCTACTGAGCCTAATGAGAGCGATGTCATCGGAGATTATTCCACGTTTGAAGAAGTCAGGATGTATGGTGACTTCTTCAATGGAGAATCTCTGGACAGGAGGAGCACAGTACTTCTTTCTCTTGACGTTCGTGCAATCGGGGTCCGTCGAGATGTCCCATTCACCGAGTAGAACTTCGACTAACTCTCtgccaaaggagaaaaaaatgtgagaaaatataagaaaacatatgaaaagaaaggaaaatgaaaaaaagaagaaaatatgagaacagaaaaatgagaaaataaaagaaaaagaagaaaaataattgtgaaaatgGGTGAGGTGTATTTTTGAATgtcatttttacatgtatatatatacatatatatatatacatatatatatacatatataatatatatacacatacatatatatatatacatatatatatatacatatatatatacatatatatatatacatatataatatatatacacatacatatatatatacatatataatatatatacacatacatatatatatacatatatatatacatatatatatacatatatatatatacatatatatatacatatatatatatacatatatatatatacatatatatatatacatatatatatacatatatatatatacatatataatatatatacacatacatatatatatacatatatatatacatatatatatatacatatatatatatacatatatatatacatatatatatacatatatatatacatatatatatatacatatatatatacatatatatatacatatatatatatacatatataatatatatacacatacatatatatatatacatatatatatatacatatatatatatacatatataatatatatacacatacatatatatatacatatatatatatacatatatatatacatatatatatacatatatatatacatatatatatacatatatatatacatatataatatatatacacatacatatatatatacatatataatatatatacacatacatatatatatacatatataatatatatacacatacatatatatatacatatatatatacatatataatatatatacacatacatatatatatacatatataatatatatacacatacatatatatatatacatatatatatatacatatatatatacatatatatatacatatatatatatacatatatatatatacatatatatatacatatatatatatacatatatatatatacatatataatatatatacacatacatatatatatacatatatatatatacatatataatatatatacacatacatatatatatacatatatatatatacatatataatatatatacacatacatatatatatatacatatatatatatacatatatatatatacatatatatatacatatatatatacatatatatatacatatatatatatacatatatatatatacatatatatatacatatatatatatacatatatatatacatatatatatacatatatatatacatatatatatacatatataatatatatacacatacatatatatatatacatatatatatatacatatatatatatacatatatatatatacatatatatatatacatatatatatatacatatatatatatacatatatatatatacatatatatatacatatatatatacatatatatatatacatatatatatacatatatatatatacatatatatatacatatatatatacatatataatatatatacacatacatatatatatacatatatatatatacatatatatatacatatatatatacatatatatatatacatatatatatacatatatatatatacatatatatatacatatatatatatacatatatatatacatatatatatacatatatatatatacatatatatatacatatatatatatacatatatatatacatatatatatacatatatatatacatatatatatacatatatatatacatatatatatacatatatatatacatatataatatatatacacatacatatatatatacatatatatatatacatatatatatatacatatatatatacatatatatatacatatatatatacatatatatatacatatatatatacatatatatatacatatatatatacatatatatatacatatatatatatacatatatatatacatatataatatatatacacatacatatatatatacatatataatatatatacacatacatatatatatacatatatatatacatatataatatatatacacatacatatatatatacatatataatatatatacacatacatatatatatatacatatatatatacatatatatatacatatataatatatatacacatacatatatatatacatatatatatatacatatatatatacatatatatatacatatatatatatacatatataatatatatacacatacatatatatatacatatataatatatatacacatacatatatatatacatatatatatacatatatatatacatatatatatacatatatatatatacatatataatatatatacacatacatatatatatatacatatatatatacatatatatatacat of the Penaeus chinensis breed Huanghai No. 1 chromosome 27, ASM1920278v2, whole genome shotgun sequence genome contains:
- the LOC125039357 gene encoding arginine esterase-like, encoding MTSLSLGSVGLLTSRHPRAYITTIPVYLPPGFIRPVCLPRADSPAEAVLGDVAFMNSWSYSLPRPRNHILSYVDKATCEKILRETYVKEQICMQVGQGLPDFSAARGAPLMVTDAKRTSYTQYGILIAKPKGSETLPGLFTYIPPYMQWIEDTLRP